In one window of Methanobacterium formicicum DNA:
- a CDS encoding glycosyltransferase family 2 protein has protein sequence MKVTAIIPAYNEEKTIGSVVLGTRQHVLRVIVVDDGSSDKTAEIAKLAGAEVLMHPQNLGKGAALKTGFQAARDADIILTLDSDGQHQPREIPRLLEPIIKGEADVVNGSRYLNGNGDTDTPAYRRVGQNVLDTATNISGKNLDVTDSQSGFRAFAGHTVPVFRFRSADYTIESEMLIEAAKAGLRIKEVEISATYGEENHHKKNPVSHGVSVLVRILQDMEFNRPLYYFTLPGVIMILVGIILSLKFFTDYLSGGSSTLLPTALAGLVAIFGSFIAFTGLILHSVSRMIFRAMGK, from the coding sequence ATTAAAGTAACCGCAATAATACCTGCTTACAACGAAGAAAAGACCATTGGCAGCGTAGTGTTAGGTACTCGCCAGCACGTGCTAAGGGTAATTGTTGTAGACGATGGCAGCAGTGATAAAACTGCAGAAATAGCCAAGTTAGCCGGTGCGGAGGTGCTCATGCACCCCCAAAACCTGGGTAAGGGGGCTGCACTTAAGACTGGTTTTCAAGCAGCCCGGGATGCTGACATAATTCTCACCTTAGACTCTGACGGTCAGCACCAACCCCGTGAAATTCCCCGCCTGTTAGAACCCATAATCAAAGGTGAAGCCGACGTGGTGAACGGCAGCCGTTACCTTAACGGCAATGGAGATACTGACACTCCAGCCTACCGGAGGGTGGGACAGAATGTGCTGGACACTGCCACTAACATCAGTGGGAAAAATTTAGACGTGACTGACAGCCAAAGTGGGTTCCGTGCCTTTGCCGGACACACCGTACCAGTATTCCGTTTCCGTAGTGCGGATTACACCATTGAAAGTGAAATGTTAATAGAGGCTGCCAAGGCTGGTTTGAGGATTAAGGAAGTGGAAATATCGGCTACTTACGGTGAAGAAAATCACCATAAAAAGAACCCTGTTAGCCACGGAGTGAGTGTCCTGGTGAGAATTCTTCAGGATATGGAGTTCAACCGCCCATTATACTATTTTACCCTACCCGGGGTTATAATGATTTTAGTAGGGATTATTCTCAGTTTGAAATTTTTCACAGATTATTTAAGCGGCGGTTCTAGTACTTTGCTTCCAACAGCCCTAGCTGGTTTGGTAGCTATTTTTGGGTCCTTCATTGCCTTCACGGGTTTGATACTGCACAGTGTTTCCCGGATGATTTTCAGGGCCATGGGAAAATAA